The Halomicronema hongdechloris C2206 genome includes a window with the following:
- a CDS encoding eCIS core domain-containing protein — translation MDMANRRFFETRIGANLANIRIHTGETAARSAVAIGAEAYTVGNRIVFGRGKYQPGTEGGQRLLAHELAHAVNAEVSGNSSCTERMVIHRSIQSGGIRYRDEVVDKVRQTLEEANSFYEALRTGPPAGINVTGGRLSGRPNIAWRFLFPAGPHTRTLVQLWSLGEAFNPGEGVDLPSNNFVYTCNCGWLDMGHFFFTSLAGYLESLGIHATQSNINLSTLLNLIWQLHFPSVYSGGGLRAYETSLEAEEGQQRYRERLEAGEELDPGQIGTAQSAFTLEDLRSNWEGAHFGEQAALSNQRDRFNVLEELEAVFGRCRPANLPLPPIEQRVNTQNFDTSVQRLIRETLGENRISIGGASHLLPRQQFVQDRTSRPVPVELVAAREFC, via the coding sequence ATGGATATGGCGAATCGCCGGTTTTTCGAGACACGCATCGGTGCTAATCTTGCTAACATTCGTATTCATACAGGGGAGACGGCTGCCCGATCTGCTGTTGCCATTGGCGCTGAAGCCTACACAGTGGGCAATCGCATCGTATTTGGAAGAGGGAAGTACCAACCAGGAACCGAAGGCGGACAGAGGCTCTTGGCTCACGAACTTGCCCATGCTGTTAATGCTGAAGTCTCCGGAAATTCATCCTGTACAGAACGAATGGTAATCCATCGTTCAATTCAGTCAGGCGGAATCCGATACCGTGATGAAGTTGTCGATAAAGTGCGGCAAACCCTTGAGGAGGCAAATAGCTTTTACGAAGCGTTACGGACAGGCCCTCCTGCTGGCATAAATGTAACTGGCGGCCGCCTGAGTGGCAGACCCAACATCGCATGGAGGTTTCTATTCCCGGCGGGTCCCCATACCAGAACACTCGTTCAGCTTTGGAGCCTCGGTGAAGCATTTAATCCAGGAGAAGGTGTAGATTTGCCTTCGAACAATTTCGTCTACACCTGCAACTGCGGGTGGCTCGACATGGGACACTTCTTCTTTACATCACTTGCTGGCTATCTTGAGTCGCTGGGTATTCATGCAACGCAGTCAAATATAAATCTGTCAACTTTGTTGAACCTTATTTGGCAATTGCATTTCCCAAGTGTCTATTCTGGCGGTGGTTTACGGGCGTATGAAACCAGTCTGGAGGCGGAAGAAGGGCAACAGCGCTATCGTGAAAGATTAGAGGCAGGAGAGGAGCTAGACCCTGGACAGATTGGAACCGCACAGAGCGCGTTTACTCTGGAAGACCTGCGCTCTAATTGGGAAGGTGCACATTTTGGCGAGCAAGCGGCACTCTCCAATCAGCGCGACAGATTCAATGTTCTGGAGGAGCTCGAAGCTGTCTTCGGCCGTTGCAGACCAGCCAATTTACCATTGCCGCCCATCGAACAACGCGTCAATACCCAGAATTTCGATACGTCCGTGCAGCGTCTCATCAGGGAGACACTTGGCGAGAACCGAATTTCGATCGGCGGGGCATCCCACTTACTTCCGCGTCAACAGTTTGTACAAGACCGAACTTCTCGACCAGTGCCGGTGGAACTGGTCGCTGCTAGGGAATTTTGTTAA